ACCCCGTGGGCGCGGGTCACCTCACGCAGCACCCGCAGGTAGTGCGGGTTGTGGAAACGCATCCCGCCGGCCCCCTGCACCACCGGCTCGACGATCACCGCCGCCAGCTCGTCCGCGTGCCGTTCGACCGCGTCGACCAGCGCCGCCTCGTACGCCGGGTCGACCGGGGTGTCGAAGTCGCCCGGCGGCGCGGGAGCGAAGACCTGGCGGGGCAGCACGTCGGTCCAGAGGTGGTGCATGCCCCCCTCCGGGTCGCAGACGCTCATCGGATGGAAGGTGTCGCCGTGGTAGCCGCCCCGCCAGGTGCCCAGCCGGTGCCGGCCCGGCCGGCCGGTGGCGCGCTGGTACTGGAGGCACATCTTGATCGCGACCTCGACGGCGACCGACCCGGAGTCGCAGAGGAAGACCTTCTCCAGGCCGGGCGGGGCCAGCTCGACCAGGGTGTCGGCCAGCCGGACCGCCGGCTCGTGGGTCAGCCCGCCGAACATCACGTGGCTCATCCGGCCGAGTTGGTCGACCACCGCCGCGTCGAGCACCGGGTGCCGGTAGCCGTGGATGGCCGCCCACCAGGACGACATCCCGTCCACCAGCTCGCGCCCGTCGGCCAGCCGCAGCCGTACGCCCCGCGCGCTCTCCACCACGTACGGCGACACGGCCGGGGGCAGTGGCGCGTACGGGTGCCACACGTGTTCCCGGTCCCCTGCCAGGATCTCCTCAGGGGTCACCGGCCGGCCGACCCGGCGGTGGTCGCGCTCCCGGCGCGGCCGATCGCCCGGGCGGCGGCACGCACCAGGGCGGGACCGCGGTAGACGAAGCCGGTGTAGAGCTGCACCAGGCTCGCCCCGGCGTCGACCATCC
The nucleotide sequence above comes from Micromonospora pallida. Encoded proteins:
- a CDS encoding adenosylmethionine--8-amino-7-oxononanoate transaminase gives rise to the protein MTPEEILAGDREHVWHPYAPLPPAVSPYVVESARGVRLRLADGRELVDGMSSWWAAIHGYRHPVLDAAVVDQLGRMSHVMFGGLTHEPAVRLADTLVELAPPGLEKVFLCDSGSVAVEVAIKMCLQYQRATGRPGRHRLGTWRGGYHGDTFHPMSVCDPEGGMHHLWTDVLPRQVFAPAPPGDFDTPVDPAYEAALVDAVERHADELAAVIVEPVVQGAGGMRFHNPHYLRVLREVTRAHGVLLVFDEIATGFGRTGTMFAAEHAGVSPDVLCVGKALTGGYLTLAATLCTAEIARGISADGVLAHGPTFMGNPLACAVANASIGLLRAGDWAAEVSRVDRALRAGLAPLRGTAGVRDVRVLGAIGVVQLDHDVDLPAATAAAVAEGVWLRPFRDLVYTMPPYLTDDADLARITAGVAAAVAAG